CCGACGGCCCGGCTCTGTCGGCGTTCCAGTACTTCGAGAACGTGCGCAACTTCCTAGTGGCGACGCAGGAGATCGGCCTGCCGTGCTTTGAGGCCTCCGATTTGGAGCAGGTTCGTGTCGGAGCGAGTGGGTGGGGTGCCACCACCTGGCTTTGCTTGCAACTGCAACAACTTGATGCGCATCGTTGCTTTCAACACACTCTCTCGAGGACGAGGAGCCTGTGACCTTGATGCGCCTTTTTGCCTTTCTGGGTGCAGGGAGGGAAGAGCGCCAGGGTGGTGAACTGCGTGCTCGCACTGAAGTCGTACGGTGACTGGAAGCAATGCGGTGGCACCGGGCCGTGGAAGTACGGGGGGACTCTGAAGCCGTCGGCTTCCGGCAAGCCCTTCGTGAGGAAGAACTCCGAGCCGTTCCGGAGGTGCCAATCGATGAATGAGGGCGAAGTTCCCTATGAGGAGGCTGGATTCAATGCCGAGGCTCATCTTGATTCCGGTGACATGGTTAGCTCCACGTTCTAACTTTGAAGCTGCGTCCTTCTCTTTCTAGATACAATCTGGTTAAACTGTTGGTTCTTGATGAATGTGTCTCCAAACAGTCGACGTCGCGCCCGCTAAAAATGTTGGTTAGTGCCGTTTTGTCTGACAAGAGGCCGGATGAAGTTCCGCAGGTAGGCCAATCTGCTTCCCCATTATTTTGTAAGCTATTTACAGGTTCAATGGTGGTATATTCTGATCGGTTCCCTATTTTTCGTGAGCTTACTGGTTCCATGGAGTTCTTATGCTGTTGTTTGTATGCAGCTCTTGGTGAGCTTACTGGTTCCATGGAGTTCTTATGCTGTTGTTTGTATGCAGCTCTTGGAGTCCATGTTGAGCAAACTTGTCGAAGAATTCGAGAATCGTCTAAACAGCCAAAATGAATTGGTATGTTTGATATCATTTGTCCATTTCTTATCTTTTGCTTTTGAAATCCTTCTGCATACTGACATATGGCAATATGCTGAGCGTGCAATTGgtaaaataataatcaaagtttCCATACATTGGGACAGATCAAAGCGGCTCTTAAAAATGGTATCGACAGCACCAAATCCTTTTCGAAATCAATGGTTCTTGTTGACATCACTCCTAATCCTAGTGAGAGAAAGGCAAGTTGTAAATCACTCTTATTTAAGATGCTTGAATTGTTTTTCTTTACCAAGTTACTCCTGCTCTCACAAATATAGTTAGGATAACTATACCACTGTTTTAGCCTACATCCGAAAGTTTCTTTGATATTCTCGTCTATAGATGGATACAACAGAGATGTACTGTAAACATAAACAAACAAAAAGGGAAGCATCTAGAGAAGTGGCACTCAAGCAACATTCAATTCTCCAACAACAGTCAAAGAATGTTGAGGTAACTTTTCAGTGTTCGTTTTCTTCCCTAATATCTTGTTAGTGGTTACATAACCGTTCATGGTTGTATTGTTGTCTCTAGGAACTTAAGGCTGACCTGATAACTACAAAAGCGGGTATGGAGTTTATGCAAATGAAGTATTCTGAGGACCTCAACATTCTTGGTAATATGAATGTCTTCTGGAGTTCTGGTGATTCATTGACTACTTTAAACAAAAATTGATAAGGAATACACacttgcaaaaaaattatttcaggAAGGCACCTGTTTAGCCTAGCTCATGCTGCTTCAGGTTATCACAAAGTTCTTGAAGAAAATAGAAAGCTATACAATCAGGTGCAGGATCTTAAAGGTGCGCTTGTTACATTGGAcattcaagcttggagatgcGAGCACGAATTTGGAAATATTTGGCGCtttaaaaaagagaggaaaatgtGCGGTCTTAATTTTTATGTCTCTTGTCTATAGGCAGTATCAGGGTATATTGTAGGGTACGACCCTTTTTACCTGGACAAGCAAGTCCTTCCACTGTGGGTTCCATCGATGAGGGAAACATAACCATTGTCACtccttcaaagtctggaaaggaAGGACGAAAAACTTTTGGCTTCAATAAGGTTTTTGGCCCATCAGCAACACAAGGTTTTCTACCTTGTCCCTTTCTGTCTTCTTTTTTATATCTGAAATGGAAGAGAATCCACATAGTTTTCCGTTGTGCAGATGAGGTGTTCTTAGATACTCAACCCCTTATTCGCTCGGTTCTTGATGGATACAATGTTTGTATCTTCGCATATGGCCAAACTGGATCAGGGAAAACATACACAATGGTGAGTAATACACACTAATAATCTGGCCAATACGAGTTACTAACATCAATTAAGAGAGGTCCTAAACAATACTATCATGTATTATGTTAGCGTTGTCTGATGGTTTTATGTAGAGTGGGCCCAAGAACATGACTGAGCAAACCCAAGGTGTCAACTATCGGGCACTTAGCGATCTATTTAAGCTTGCCGAACAAAGGAAAAGAACCTTCATGTACGATATTGCTGTGCAAATGATCGAGATTTACAACGAGCAAGTCAGGGATCTCCTTGTCAATGATGGTCTAAACAAAAGATATCCTACTGCAATTATATTTCCGTCAAATTGTGCCAGTTTCTTTTATGTTATATTACGCCGCCACAGGAAACTGATTTCCTTAACAAATATATACATTAGAGATAAGGAATAACTCTCAGAATGGGCTTAATGTGCCAGATGCAAGCCTTGTCCGTGTGGCGTCAACAATGGATGTAATGGAATTGATGAATGTTGGGCACAAGAATCGTGCTGTCGGTGCCACAGCACTAAATGACAGGAGCAGTCGTTCCCACAGGTAACTTTGCAACCTTTATGTGTAATCAAATCACTTCAAGTTATTTTAACATAACAATGGAAAGTAATGCAGTATTCTTGCAACCTTGCAGTTGTCTAACTGTTCATGTTCAGGGAAGGGATCTGACATCAGGGACCATTCTTCATGGTTGCATGCATTTAGTTGATCTTGCAGGCAGTGAACGGGTTGATAAGTCAGAGGTCACTGGAGACAGGTTAAAAGAAGCACAGCATATAAACAAATCATTGTCAGCCTTAGGGGATGTAATTGCTTCGCTTGCCCAAAAGAATGTGCATGTACCTTACAGGAATAGTAAATTAACACAACTTCTCCAAGATTCACTTGGTAAGATAACTCTCTTGCAATTTCTTCATGCACTGGTGCTGGCAGCTGAGTATAGTGAGCATTCCTTTTTAATTGGACTATATCGATATATCACAGGAGGTCAGGCAAAAACCTTGATGTTTGTTCATATAAGCCCAGAGAGTGATGCTGTAGGAGAAACTATCAGCACCTTGAAGTTTGCCGAGCGTGTGTCAACTGTTGAACTTGGTGCTGCTCGACTAAATAAAGAATCCGGTGAAGTTAAAGAGCTTAAAGAGCAGGTTTATTTCTGCTAATATGTTACTCTGTCATCTTTTGTACTGCCTTTACAAGCTATTTACATCCTCTGCTCATGCTCAGATTGCTCGACTTAAATCAGCATTAGCAGCAAAAGATTCCGGACTGGAGCAAAACATGAGTCGTGACTCTGAGGCATTTAACATGAAGATGCTTGCGCCTGGTTTTTCAAATAGGCGACAGGGTAGTTCTGATTTACTGTCTAGCCAAACTAACTTCAGACAACCAATGGAGGATGTTGGAAACATAGAGGTAACAGTGTTCTGAACTTCTCTATTATGACCATGTACCCTTTGCAATCCAAATTGTTCGGTAATCAAAGATACATGGCATAGTGAATTATGATCATGCACTCTTGCCATTTCAGCTGCCATATGATTCTTCAATATTTTTGTACGATCATGAAtcatgtgtgatttttttttcaggttAGAGCCAATCCTACATTGCGGCAAAAGAAACCAAGCTTTGATATCCAGGATTTATTAACATCAAATGATTCTCCTTCATGGCCAGATAGCAATTTGAGGGTGAATTTTCAGATGGGAGATGAAAGGGTAGCAGTTGG
The nucleotide sequence above comes from Phragmites australis chromosome 4, lpPhrAust1.1, whole genome shotgun sequence. Encoded proteins:
- the LOC133916273 gene encoding kinesin-like protein KIN-14F yields the protein MTEAAAILSLSAAAVVEDVLRQHGCRLSDRDLASRRAEEAAARRNEAAGWLRRTIGAVAARDLPEEPSEEEFRLGLRNGQILCGALNRVHPGAVPKVVVNTAADSVLQPDGPALSAFQYFENVRNFLVATQEIGLPCFEASDLEQGGKSARVVNCVLALKSYGDWKQCGGTGPWKYGGTLKPSASGKPFVRKNSEPFRRCQSMNEGEVPYEEAGFNAEAHLDSGDMSTSRPLKMLVSAVLSDKRPDEVPQLLESMLSKLVEEFENRLNSQNELIKAALKNGIDSTKSFSKSMVLVDITPNPSERKMDTTEMYCKHKQTKREASREVALKQHSILQQQSKNVEELKADLITTKAGMEFMQMKYSEDLNILGRHLFSLAHAASGYHKVLEENRKLYNQVQDLKGSIRVYCRVRPFLPGQASPSTVGSIDEGNITIVTPSKSGKEGRKTFGFNKVFGPSATQDEVFLDTQPLIRSVLDGYNVCIFAYGQTGSGKTYTMSGPKNMTEQTQGVNYRALSDLFKLAEQRKRTFMYDIAVQMIEIYNEQVRDLLVNDGLNKRLEIRNNSQNGLNVPDASLVRVASTMDVMELMNVGHKNRAVGATALNDRSSRSHSCLTVHVQGRDLTSGTILHGCMHLVDLAGSERVDKSEVTGDRLKEAQHINKSLSALGDVIASLAQKNVHVPYRNSKLTQLLQDSLGGQAKTLMFVHISPESDAVGETISTLKFAERVSTVELGAARLNKESGEVKELKEQIARLKSALAAKDSGLEQNMSRDSEAFNMKMLAPGFSNRRQGSSDLLSSQTNFRQPMEDVGNIEVRANPTLRQKKPSFDIQDLLTSNDSPSWPDSNLRVNFQMGDERVAVGGDWMDKVVLNNNNSIGDWEGDSAALPDFFYQRYHSGMREKQYQRNNTRQKDDREIEHQRPRFYSTNTDDSDDIDMATSDSSESDAQWQLYVQSMNNSISESGSKVKKPQTKIRDSSNSRTPIHSQIPSASRKDTNGSNRSVRQPLSRSDSRRLSSNGRQGTK